tatgttattttatggaTGGAGTCCTTTCTTTCTTCCAGATTAGCTGGCTCAATGCTATTAGAGAATGGCAAGAGGAGTTTGTTGGCAACATGTCCTCCAGAGAATTTGTAGATACTATCACAAGAGATCTCTTAGGTAGTTGCGTCTTTGTCTTTACTCCAAGGGGAGAGGTATAGTACTGGATTGATTCACTTTTAAGGGTTATTGAGATttacataaattcaaattgaactgatTATACTCTTGATAATTATCTTAATATATgtacagataaaaaatttgcCTAAAGGAGCAACTGTTATTGACTATGCTTATATGATACATACTGAAATTGGCAACAAGATTGTTGCTGCTAAGGTATTCTTCTCACTTCTAATTGTTGTGCTGTTAATTTCTCAGTCCTGATTTATACCTACAAATCAGAAGCTAAAACTTGACAGAATTATGAATCAGATTTTTAGTCCAGATTTTCTTTGTTGCAGGTCAATGGTAATATTGTTTCTCCTACACATGTACTTGCCAATGCTGAAGTTGTGGAGATCATCACCTATAATGTTAGTAGTCATTTGTCTTATAGTTACTATTTTGTTGCCCTTATAGAATAGAAGTTATAAATTGCTCTTTGTATTGGGAATTCCATTAAGGTTTAAAATTTCAGTGTATCATAGAAAATGAAGATTTCATAGTCTTCctcttcttattcttcttaatCTATCTTTCTCTGTCTTCATGAAGTTGAAAGTATCATGAACGGTGTTAAGAGTTTTCTATTAGGTTTAGTTGTGCTTGTTGACATGCTGCTTTGTGGCGTGTCACTGTTTTGCAGCCAACAGTGCtacttttttaaatcttttgaaGATCTGTGCTGTCTTATGGTTTTTACAGCACAGGGAACcagttttatgttttaatttcagTCTGATGGTTTGTGCTGAATTACAATCTCAAGGCTAGATATCTCTCCATTAGTTAATTTAGTTCCCTGCGGACTCAGCAAGAATATGAATTATTGATGATACATTTTATTACTTCTTTAACTTTACTTGCATTTGTTGTTTAGTTTCTCTCTTTCTACTTTTTGGAAGTTCATCAGGTTGCATATACACATATTATTAGTTAACAAAGTGCAACCATAATCAAATTGCACtcacttttttgttttatcaggCGCTCTCTAGCAAATCAGCTTTCCAAAGGCATAAGCAGTGGTTGCAACACGCTAAAACACGTTGTGCCAGGCACAAAATTATGAAAGTAGGTTTACTTGGTGAAATGGtggatttatatttttttccttagcattacctctatttttttttcttttaataatctGAGCTCCATctatggttagtttttaaaggaGCAAGCTGCAATGTCTGCTGCTGAAATAACAGCAGATACGGGAAGTGATTTTATTGCTGATTCTGAAGAGGAGAGTGAAGGAGAAGAGCTTTTAGGTAGTTCCAAACAGAGCAGACCTTTGTGGGAGAAGATCCTTATGAATGTTGTTGACATGTCATGTCCAATTCGAAGTTCTAAAGATACATTTCCTGTTAACAACGGAAGTATTTGGCGTCCAAAGGTCAATGGCAAACATAACAAGCATGTACAGCATGTCAGTTTGAAGGCCAAGAGAGAGTTGTCTTCACTAGAAAACGGTTTTGCCAAAATGATGTCAGCAAATATTCCTTTGTATAAGGAAGTCTTGCCTTGTTTGCAAAGTTGGCAGGCCAGTAAAATTGCTGATTGGCACAATCTTGAGGGGCATTCCATTCAATGGTTTTGTGTGGTATGCATAGAACAAAAAGGTAATTTTCATTCTGTAAAAGTAATCACACAAGTTAGGAGCTCAACCAGAGTATTTCCTAACAAATTTCTCATTGGCTTTGTTTCCAAATTTTATTGATCATCTGTTGATAGTGATGGACAAAATCTTCACATGGGGGTATGGAGAGTACATTGACTGTGTTTGGTCATGCCTTCCATGCAAATTGAACTACCTAGCTAGATCTCTGTGTGTGGTCATAATGCTTAAACTATTAACTAATTTGCTATAATTGCAGGCATGATGGCTGAGGTCACAACAGCATTAGCAGCTGTAGGCATCACTATATGTTCTTGTGTGGTGAGTGGTCAAGATTTATCCAATATATGGGTAAACTGATTTGTTTAGTTATGGTTCATATGACcatgtaataattttaacaccTACACTTCCTGTGTTTAGGCTGAAACTGATAGAGGAAGGGGAATGGCAGTCATGTTGTTTCATATTGAAGGGAATCTCGAGAGTTTGGTATGTACCTATTATTTCTTTGCTGATTCTCGTTTGTCACTGCtttcatgttttcttttcttcgtttccatttttctcttttttcaggGTAATATACCATCCTATCCTGATAATGGGAAGTGTTATCTGCTCTTTCAGGTTAGTGCCTGCTCAAGTGTGGATCTGATCATAGGTGTTTTGGGATGGTCTATGGGCTGTAGCTGGCCAAGCTTCATGGAAAACCATCAATTTCTTGAATGCTAAGCAATCAGTGGAGGAAGGTGCACACTATTGAATTGGTTCACCCAGCAGTTGCAAGGTTGGGTATGAAGTTTTGTCCTGGAGGATTGGTTTCCTATGATAGATCTTGAGTAGTTAGTTACAAAGTCTCATTTATTTGTTGAACACTAGTAACAAAATAAACCCACAGTAACCATTTGAGCCGAATCTGTGGATTAAGGGCACTGTATATAGAAAAAGAGTGATAGTTAGAAGTGAGCTTACACTTGCGAAGATACATGCCATAAAAGGACGGCAAAACATACTATACCAAGCATTGTACGGATCTGTTGCAGctatatatacattttctttttttggtctAAATTGTGATTTTCTGTATAGCTTTCCCTTTTTGAGAACTGTGCTTTTGTATACCACTGAGCATGAACTGGAATTTGCAACCTACATGTCGTTCTTGCTGCCCAAAATTCTCTTCCCAGAAATCAGCCACGGTGCAGCAAGTGTAATTATAGTCAGCAGTCATCATGAACTACACTTGGCAGGTAAAAACAATTGCTAGTGGTAGAAGCTGCATTTTTTTGCTATTTCATGACTATTTATAGAAAGCTGGAAGTTAAAATTCCTGTTGACTAGTGTGGCTGACAAGATGGTGAATCATTTTAATcttgtatacataacattaatGTCCTACTCACATCACATGGTTTTGTCTGTTGCGTTTTATGTGCTgctaatatgtataaattaatcgTAATACGTGTTTCTATATACAGCAGTTGGTAAATGGGTTCATGCCAACAACGTTGAAAATGAATCAAAGCCTTCAATTCTTCAACTAATGGAAATTTCGTTTTTGACAGTGACAATTTATTCAACTCATGGAACAATGGCATCATCATGATAAATAAGATTGGAAGGGACAGCTGTACGGCGAATATGCAACAGTAGCAGCAGCAACAGTAACACCAAAATTGACCAAACCCAAATTCGTTGATTCAGATGGTTCACTGTTAGATCATTTATCATGTTGATTGCCTGAACTGCTTTCTGGCACGTGGTTTGATTATTGCTTTTCTTGATATTTCTCATCCTTTTGCAGTCTAAGAAATGGTAAGTGTCTGTTTCGTTGGCTTTCTTCTCCCCTGAATTCTGGTTGATGGCATCCGTTTCTTTGATTTCCTGTGACAAAGGCTCTATCATCTCTGCCGGCCAAATTGCGCCCTCACTGTTGGATTCAATAGATGAGCATACTGTTCCTTCTGAGCTATCTTCCTCTTTCTCCATCACATGTTCTTCGCCACTATCCTCATCACTGTGGTCGTGGctgtcttctttttctttttcagctGATTCCATTGATGCATTTTCTTCTAAAGACAATTTTCCTTCTGAGctctcttcctctttctctATGTTCTGTTCTTTGCTactattatcatcatcatcttcttcttcttcttcttcaactgaCTGGTTCGGTGAATTTTCTTTTACTGTCATTTTTCCCATCTCTCCCCACTTATCCTCTCTCTTTCCTTCATCTTCCATTGACCATTCTGCTTCTGAGCTCTCACCCTCTTCCATTATGAGACATTCCTTTCCCACATCACTAGCgccatcttctttttcttcttca
This sequence is a window from Mangifera indica cultivar Alphonso chromosome 5, CATAS_Mindica_2.1, whole genome shotgun sequence. Protein-coding genes within it:
- the LOC123216596 gene encoding cilia- and flagella-associated protein 251-like isoform X1, whose translation is MEEGESSEAEWSMEDEGKREDKWGEMGKMTVKENSPNQSVEEEEEEDDDDNSSKEQNIEKEEESSEGKLSLEENASMESAEKEKEDSHDHSDEDSGEEHVMEKEEDSSEGTVCSSIESNSEGAIWPAEMIEPLSQEIKETDAINQNSGEKKANETDTYHFLDCKRMRNIKKSNNQTTCQKAVQAINMINDLTVNHLNQRIWVWSILVLLLLLLLLHIRRTAVPSNLIYHDDAIVP